In the genome of Dioscorea cayenensis subsp. rotundata cultivar TDr96_F1 chromosome 1, TDr96_F1_v2_PseudoChromosome.rev07_lg8_w22 25.fasta, whole genome shotgun sequence, one region contains:
- the LOC120259584 gene encoding protein BPS1, chloroplastic-like: MSLTEKSSSPLSLFPFYHSKKKPLKPSSKPFDETLIRRLESLLPIPTSPAPAPTSAIPLSWLSRSADLLALTLNDACAIISDPSLSGSDLNALSSHLDSSVALLDACNAATAEIDRILRSRLHLRLALHHLASVPPRLRRARELISEWDRSPRGGFKASVHLSEAPRGKISVVRRAIYAVEAVSSLVVGSIAAVIGGGETKDLDRIYVSEDSYPWAPAFNKVLEAVKERAKSGVAGEVAAMAVAVRRLTTVIDGEEEEGLVERVAEAVKETEKAMEKMVEGMDRLTAAINGVFTATMSTRNAALRSYRIGPQKCK; this comes from the coding sequence ATGTCGTTAACGGAGAAATCCAGCTCACCGTTATCTCTATTCCCGTTCTATCATTCCAAGAAGAAGCCTCTCAAACCCTCTTCCAAACCCTTCGACGAAACCCTAATTCGCCGTCTCGAATCCCTCCTCCCAATCCCCACCTCGCCGGCGCCGGCTCCGACCTCGGCGATCCCCCTCTCATGGCTCTCCCGCTCTGCCGACCTCCTCGCCCTCACTCTCAACGACGCCTGCGCCATCATCTCCGACCCTTCCCTTTCCGGCTCCGATCTTAACGCCCTCTCATCCCATCTCGACTCCTCCGTCGCCCTTCTCGACGCCTGCAACGCTGCCACGGCCGAGATTGATCGCATCCTCCGGTCCCGTCTTCACCTCCGCCTCGCGCTCCACCACCTTGCTTCTGTTCCCCCACGGCTCCGGAGAGCTAGGGAGTTGATCTCCGAGTGGGATCGGTCCCCGCGGGGAGGGTTCAAAGCGTCGGTGCATCTCAGCGAGGCTCCACGCGGGAAGATCTCGGTTGTCCGGCGAGCGATCTACGCCGTTGAGGCGGTCTCTTCCCTTGTCGTTGGATCAATCGCCGCCGTGATCGGCGGCGGGGAAACGAAGGATCTGGATCGGATCTACGTTTCCGAGGATTCGTACCCTTGGGCGCCGGCTTTCAACAAGGTTTTGGAAGCAGTGAAGGAGAGAGCGAAGTCGGGTGTCGCCGGCGAGGTGGCGGCGATGGCAGTGGCTGTCCGGCGATTGACGACGGTGATTGATGGTGAAGAGGAAGAGGGGTTGGTGGAGAGAGTAGCTGAAGCGGTGAAGGAGACGGAGAAGGCGATGGAGAAGATGGTGGAGGGCATGGATCGGTTGACGGCGGCGATCAACGGAGTTTTTACGGCGACGATGAGCACCAGAAACGCGGCGTTGCGTAGTTACCGAATTGGCCCTcagaaatgtaaataa
- the LOC120259934 gene encoding uncharacterized protein LOC120259934, with translation MMSVLPTLPRNLALQVPECSLKNKSNKFLYSGCSGIEFPFGGVLSVQREYFANSHRSIRGSRFSFVKAISDDADAGETEDESQDKETSQSEEGSGGLSRDDLERIVGRDDSSFSGVDLATLIRKKYGRSYDVQLIKKEFMGRNLLAMNVMWKYMEQRSFPLTEEEYILRLDDVANNLKCWGAVSHIRNSLEKLKERPRIGKAVSIFIDMDETGARSNEWIYK, from the exons ATGATGAGTGTTCTACCAACTCTTCCTCGCAACCTCGCGTTGCAGGTTCCTGAATGTTCTTTgaagaataaatcaaataagTTTCTGTATTCAGGATGTTCTGGAATAGAGTTTCCTTTTGGTGGTGTGTTGTCTGTACAGAGAGAATATTTTGCCAATTCTCATAGAAGCATTAGAGGTTCTAGGTTTAGTTTTGTTAAAGCCATAAGCGATGATGCAGATGCTGGCGAGACCGAGGATGAGAGTCAAGATAAAGAAACCTCTCAGAGTGAAGAG GGTAGCGGTGGACTATCTCGGGATGATTTGGAAAGGATTGTTGGTAGGGATGATTCAAGTTTTAGTGGTGTAGATCTTGCTACTCTTATCAGGAAGAAGTATGGTCGATCATATGACGTCCAACTGATAAAGAAG GAATTCATGGGCAGGAATCTACTTGCAATGAATGTTATGTGGAAATACATGGAACAG AGATCATTTCCATTGACTGAAGAGGAGTATATCTTGCggcttgatgatgtggcaaacaATTTGAAATGTTGGGGAGCTGTTTCACACATACGAAATAGCCTTGAGAAGCTCAAGGAACGACCCCGAATTGGGAAG GCCGTTAGCATTTTCATCGACATGGATGAAACCGGTGCTCGCTCTAATGAGTGGATTTACAAATGA